One Brassica napus cultivar Da-Ae chromosome C2, Da-Ae, whole genome shotgun sequence DNA window includes the following coding sequences:
- the LOC106436779 gene encoding gibberellin 3-beta-dioxygenase 4-like, which produces MPSITEDVSIGNLGSLQTLPDSFTWNFTAADSLLPPSSATVKEFIPVINLSDPDVTTLLGNACKTWGAFQIANHGISQSLLDDVESLSKTFFDMPSERKLEAASSNKGVSGYGEPRISPFFEKKMWSEGLTIADGSYRNQFLTIWPRDYTKYCGIIEEYKGEMENLANRLLSCILGSLGVTVDDIEWAQKTEKSGSKMGRGVIRLNHYPVCPEPERAMGLAAHTDSCLLTILHQSNMGGLQVFKEESGWVTVEPIPGVLVVNIGDLFHILSNGKFPSVVHRARVNQTKSRISIAYLWGGPAGDVKISPISKIVGPVGPYLYRPVTWSEYLRIKFEVFDKALDAIRVVNPTN; this is translated from the exons ATGCCTTCAATAACTGAAGATGTATCTATTGGAAACTTAGgcagtctccaaacactcccaGACTCATTCACCTGGAACTTCACCGCTGCTGACTCCCTTCTCCCTCCCTCCTCCGCCACTGTGAAAGAGTTCATTCCGGTCATAAACCTCTCCGATCCTGACGTCACCACTTTGTTAGGAAATGCATGCAAAACGTGGGGAGCGTTTCAGATAGCCAACCACGGGATCTCTCAAAGTCTCCTCGACGACGTTGAATCTCTCTCCAAAACCTTTTTCGATATGCCGTCAGAGAGGAAACTCGAGGCTGCTTCCTCTAATAAAGGAGTTAGTGGGTACGGAGAACCTCGAATCTCTCCTTTCTTCGAGAAGAAAATGTGGTCTGAAGGGTTGACAATCGCCGATGGCTCCTACCGCAACCAGTTCCTTACTATTTGGCCCCGTGATTACACCAAATACTG CGGAATAATCGAAGAGTACAAGGGTGAAATGGAAAACTTAGCAAACAGACTTCTATCATGCATATTAGGCTCACTTGGTGTCACCGTAGACGACATCGAATGGGCTCAGAAGACCGAGAAATCTGGATCAAAAATGGGCCGAGGCGTCATACGACTAAACCATTACCCGGTTTGTCCTGAGCCAGAAAGAGCCATGGGTCTAGCCGCTCATACCGACTCATGTCTCCTAACCATTTTGCACCAGAGCAACATGGGAGGGCTACAAGTGTTCAAAGAAGAGTCCGGTTGGGTTACGGTAGAGCCGATTCCTGGTGTTCTTGTGGTCAACATCGGCGACCTCTTTCACATTTTATCGAACGGGAAGTTTCCTAGCGTGGTTCACCGAGCAAGGGTTAACCAAACCAAGTCAAGAATATCGATAGCGTATCTGTGGGGTGGTCCAGCCGGTGATGTGAAGATAAGTCCAATATCAAAGATAGTTGGTCCGGTTGGACCGTATCTATACCGGCCAGTTACTTGGAGTGAATATCTCCGAATCAAATTTGAGGTTTTCGACAAGGCATTGGACGCAATTAGAGTCGTTAATCCCACCAATTGA
- the LOC125581661 gene encoding gibberellin 3-beta-dioxygenase 2 has translation MHSTLSDVFISHPIHIPLSNLPDFTSLRHLPDSYTWTPKDDLLFSASSSDESLPFIDLSDPHVATRVGHACTTWGAFQITNHGVPSRLLDDIEFLTGSLFRLPVHRKLKAARREDGISGYGVARIASFFNKQMWSEGFTVIGSPLDDFHKLWPKQHLKYCKIIQEYEEHMQKLAAKLMWLALGSLGVEEKDIEWAGPISDFQGAQAAIQLNHYPICPEPDRAMGLAAHTDSTLMTILYQNNTAGLQVFRDDVGWITVPPVPGSLVVNLGDLLHILTNGIFPSVLHRARVNHLRSRFSMAYLWGPPSDLMISPLPKLVDPLHSPLYPSLTWKQYLATKATHFNQSLSFIRNYLSSDQTS, from the exons ATGCACTCAACGTTAAGCGATGTGTTCATATCGCATCCCATTCATATCCCACTCTCAAACTTACCCGACTTCACATCCCTCCGTCACCTCCCAGATTCCTACACATGGACCCCCAAAGACGATCTCCTCTTCTCCGCATCCTCTTCCGACGAATCTCTACCCTTCATCGACCTCTCCGATCCCCACGTGGCCACTCGTGTTGGCCATGCTTGTACCACGTGGGGGGCATTCCAGATCACAAACCACGGAGTGCCCTCACGGCTTCTCGACGACATTGAGTTCCTCACTggaagccttttccggcttccCGTCCACCGGAAGCTCAAGGCAGCTCGACGGGAGGATGGCATCTCCGGCTACGGGGTTGCTCGTATTGCTTCTTTCTTCAACAAACAAATGTGGTCCGAAGGTTTCACAGTTATTGGTTCCCCACTTGATGATTTCCACAAACTCTGGCCCAAGCAGCACCTCAAATACTG TAAAATTATTCAAGAGTATGAAGAGCATATGCAAAAGTTGGCAGCCAAGCTGATGTGGCTGGCATTAGGCTCACTTGGAGTTGAGGAAAAAGACATTGAATGGGCCGGTCCCATTTCAGACTTTCAAGGAGCACAAGCAGCTATCCAACTAAACCACTATCCAATATGTCCAGAACCGGACCGAGCAATGGGTCTCGCAGCACATACCGACTCAACTCTCATGACCATACTGTACCAGAACAACACCGCCGGTCTCCAGGTTTTCAGGGATGACGTGGGCTGGATCACCGTGCCACCTGTCCCTGGCTCACTAGTGGTCAACCTCGGTGACTTACTCCACATTTTGACCAACGGAATATTCCCGAGCGTGCTTCACCGAGCTAGGGTTAACCACCTCCGATCTCGCTTCTCCATGGCTTACTTGTGGGGTCCACCTTCTGATCTGATGATCTCTCCGCTTCCCAAACTCGTTGATCCTCTCCATTCTCCTCTTTACCCATCTCTTACTTGGAAGCAGTACCTTGCAACCAAAGCTACTCATTTTAATCAGTCTCTTTCCTTTATTAGAAACTATCTGTCTTCAGACCAAACCTCTTGA